One genomic segment of Microbacterium sp. ProA8 includes these proteins:
- a CDS encoding SGNH/GDSL hydrolase family protein has translation MASVRYVAIGDSFTEGVGDELPDGHVRGWADLVAQGWADARGESIEYANLAIRGKLVWPIVEQQLEPALALNPTHLSFNGGGNDMLRPRTSLAHVVAAFETVLRRCDEEGVRLIVLSGANPTRQLPMRRVIQRRGDLLSHAVEKRLASRTDVVQAYNWFDEELASPPFWSEDRLHMNSRGHHRVAARVLTELGIEPQPAWWSLPPLPPMGARGAAYYREHVGPWVRRRLTGTSSGDGREPKFAQWSEVAPAGR, from the coding sequence GTGGCATCCGTGAGATACGTCGCCATCGGCGACTCCTTCACCGAGGGCGTGGGCGACGAGCTTCCCGACGGCCACGTGCGCGGCTGGGCCGATCTCGTGGCACAGGGCTGGGCGGATGCGCGGGGGGAGTCGATCGAGTACGCGAACCTCGCGATCCGCGGCAAGCTCGTCTGGCCCATCGTCGAGCAGCAGCTCGAGCCGGCGCTCGCCCTGAATCCGACCCACCTGTCGTTCAACGGCGGCGGGAACGACATGCTGCGTCCTCGCACGAGCCTCGCCCACGTGGTCGCCGCGTTCGAGACCGTGCTGCGGCGCTGCGACGAAGAAGGCGTGCGGCTCATCGTGCTGTCGGGCGCGAACCCGACGCGACAGCTGCCCATGCGGCGCGTCATCCAGCGCCGCGGCGACCTGCTGTCCCACGCTGTCGAAAAGCGCCTGGCGTCGCGCACCGACGTCGTGCAGGCGTACAACTGGTTCGACGAGGAGCTCGCGAGCCCGCCGTTCTGGTCCGAGGACCGTCTGCACATGAACTCGCGGGGCCATCACCGCGTCGCCGCGCGCGTGCTGACCGAGCTGGGTATCGAGCCGCAGCCGGCGTGGTGGTCGCTGCCGCCGCTGCCCCCGATGGGCGCGCGGGGAGCGGCCTACTACCGGGAGCACGTCGGTCCCTGGGTGCGCCGGCGACTCACCGGCACCTCATCGGGCGACGGACGTGAGCCCAAGTTCGCTCAGTGGAGCGAGGTCGCGCCCGCCGGGCGCTGA
- a CDS encoding dihydrofolate reductase family protein: MPRVIFYTATTLNGFLADDHDSLEWLFAAPGGEGGDDDFQRFLSGIGVLVQGSSTYRWVLEHEDLVAHPEKWPSYYGERPTWVFSSKDQPVVPGVDIRFSSGDVREVWPQIRDSAGDGDVWIVGGGDLAGQFADAGLLDEIRVSIAPATLTSGKPLLPRNLGPDRLELTSVRQAGAFAELTYAVSGRAQS, translated from the coding sequence ATGCCTCGTGTGATCTTCTATACGGCCACCACGCTGAACGGCTTTCTCGCCGACGACCACGACTCGCTGGAGTGGCTCTTCGCTGCTCCGGGAGGCGAGGGCGGCGATGACGACTTCCAGCGCTTCCTGTCCGGCATCGGCGTGCTCGTCCAGGGATCCTCCACGTACCGGTGGGTGCTCGAGCACGAAGATCTCGTCGCACACCCCGAGAAATGGCCGTCGTACTACGGCGAGCGTCCGACGTGGGTGTTCTCGAGCAAGGACCAGCCGGTGGTGCCGGGTGTCGACATCCGCTTCTCATCCGGGGACGTCCGCGAGGTGTGGCCGCAGATCCGCGACTCAGCCGGCGACGGTGACGTCTGGATCGTGGGAGGGGGAGACCTCGCCGGCCAGTTCGCCGACGCCGGCCTGCTCGACGAGATCCGTGTCTCGATCGCACCCGCGACGCTGACGTCGGGCAAGCCGCTCCTCCCCCGCAACCTCGGCCCCGACCGGCTCGAACTGACCTCGGTGCGGCAGGCGGGCGCGTTCGCCGAGCTCACCTATGCGGTGTCCGGCAGGGCGCAGTCGTGA
- a CDS encoding MFS transporter, whose product MRAWLIWTVGVAAYVLAITNRSSLSAVGVDAAARFDADAATLSLFAVVQLAVYGGMQIPVGVLLDRYGARPIMTIGMLLMALGQLTMALSPSVGVAILARMLLGAGDAAIFPGVLRLIATWFPAQRAPVMVQLTGIVGQAGQLVALLPLAALLHATSWTITFGSIAGLGVLFAILVFLLIRNHPPDRDEDVSVDTDTGAIRVVTSSVDTGVGIRAAWAHPGTRLAFWSHFTTPFAGTAFVLLWGMPFLTAGEGRTTAEAASIMSLYVVVGMALGPIMGELSRRVPHLRSRALVLPTVAVQAVAWLAVIAYPGPAPLWLLLALAVALATGGPASMIAFDHARTHNPSHRLSTATGVTNAGGFLAALLAILLIGLALDLQGAGTPATYSLDAFRIAFLMQVPLWLVGSAFIVIERKRTRIRLGMDPPRARRPRR is encoded by the coding sequence ATGCGCGCCTGGCTGATCTGGACGGTCGGCGTCGCCGCATATGTCCTCGCGATCACGAACCGCTCATCGCTGAGCGCCGTCGGGGTGGACGCGGCAGCCCGGTTCGACGCGGACGCGGCCACCCTGTCGCTGTTCGCCGTCGTGCAGCTCGCCGTCTACGGAGGCATGCAGATCCCGGTCGGAGTGCTCCTCGACCGTTACGGCGCACGGCCGATCATGACGATCGGGATGCTGCTGATGGCGCTGGGGCAGCTGACCATGGCGCTCTCCCCCAGCGTCGGCGTCGCGATCCTCGCCCGCATGCTGCTGGGTGCCGGCGACGCCGCCATCTTCCCCGGGGTGCTGCGCCTCATCGCGACGTGGTTCCCCGCGCAGCGCGCACCCGTCATGGTGCAGCTCACGGGCATCGTCGGGCAGGCGGGGCAGCTGGTGGCGCTGCTCCCCCTCGCCGCGCTGCTGCACGCCACCTCGTGGACGATCACGTTCGGCAGCATCGCCGGACTCGGGGTGCTGTTCGCGATCCTCGTGTTCCTCCTCATCCGCAATCACCCGCCGGACCGCGACGAGGACGTGTCGGTGGACACCGACACCGGGGCTATCCGGGTCGTGACCTCGTCTGTCGACACCGGGGTCGGCATCCGTGCCGCGTGGGCACATCCAGGCACTCGCCTCGCCTTCTGGTCGCACTTCACGACGCCGTTCGCGGGCACCGCGTTCGTGCTGCTGTGGGGTATGCCCTTCCTCACCGCGGGCGAGGGGCGCACGACGGCCGAGGCGGCCTCGATCATGTCGCTGTACGTCGTCGTAGGCATGGCGCTGGGGCCGATCATGGGTGAGCTCTCGCGACGCGTGCCGCACCTGCGCTCACGTGCGCTCGTGCTTCCCACCGTGGCGGTGCAGGCGGTCGCCTGGCTCGCCGTGATCGCGTACCCGGGGCCCGCTCCTCTCTGGCTGCTGCTGGCGCTGGCCGTCGCGCTGGCCACCGGAGGACCCGCCTCGATGATCGCGTTCGACCACGCGCGCACCCACAACCCGTCCCACCGCCTCAGCACCGCCACCGGCGTGACGAACGCCGGCGGCTTCCTGGCGGCGCTGCTCGCCATCCTCCTCATCGGTCTGGCCCTCGATCTGCAGGGCGCCGGCACCCCGGCGACCTACAGTCTCGATGCCTTCCGCATCGCCTTCCTCATGCAGGTGCCGCTCTGGCTCGTCGGCAGTGCGTTCATCGTGATCGAGCGCAAGCGCACCCGCATCCGCCTGGGAATGGATCCGCCGCGCGCACGGCGCCCCCGGCGCTGA
- a CDS encoding phosphoribosyltransferase family protein, with amino-acid sequence MALFADRRAAGRVLAAELADWRGTDAVVLGIARGGVVVAAAVAEALELDLDAVVVRKLGAAGHEEFAVGAIADGVRIVTPDAMRWAGMSAEDLERVEAAERDELVRRTDVYGPHALDLAGRTALVVDDGVATGASALAACRAVRARGPERVVLAVPVAPDRFVPPADVVDDYVCPHRESDFWAVGEYYDHFGQTGDAEVLRLLGTADPGR; translated from the coding sequence ATGGCCCTCTTCGCGGATCGGCGGGCCGCCGGCCGAGTGCTCGCCGCAGAGCTCGCAGACTGGCGGGGAACGGATGCTGTGGTCCTCGGCATCGCCCGGGGCGGCGTCGTGGTCGCCGCCGCGGTGGCTGAGGCGCTGGAGTTGGACCTTGACGCCGTGGTGGTGCGGAAGCTGGGAGCGGCCGGCCACGAGGAGTTCGCCGTCGGAGCGATCGCCGACGGCGTGCGGATCGTCACGCCCGACGCCATGCGGTGGGCGGGCATGTCAGCGGAAGACCTGGAACGCGTGGAAGCCGCGGAGCGCGACGAGCTGGTGCGGCGGACGGACGTGTACGGGCCGCACGCTCTGGATCTGGCCGGCCGCACCGCACTCGTGGTCGACGACGGTGTGGCGACGGGTGCGAGCGCGCTGGCCGCATGCCGGGCCGTGCGTGCACGCGGCCCGGAGCGGGTCGTACTCGCGGTACCCGTGGCCCCGGACCGGTTCGTGCCGCCGGCGGACGTGGTCGACGACTACGTCTGCCCGCACCGCGAATCCGATTTCTGGGCGGTCGGCGAGTACTACGACCACTTCGGGCAGACCGGCGACGCAGAAGTCCTGCGGCTGCTCGGTACCGCCGATCCCGGTCGTTGA
- a CDS encoding metalloregulator ArsR/SmtB family transcription factor has protein sequence MSDSLSMTFSALADPTRRAILARLSQGDATVGELAAPFDMTFAAVSKHLRVLEGAGLVTRGRNAQYRPARLDARPLAAASDWIGGYAQFWDDSLGALDHYLNALQQLGDPTSRPTGGDATASTEKENDHD, from the coding sequence GTGTCGGATTCACTGAGTATGACGTTCTCGGCCCTCGCCGACCCCACCCGCCGTGCCATCCTCGCGCGGCTGAGCCAAGGCGATGCGACGGTGGGGGAGCTCGCCGCACCGTTCGACATGACGTTCGCCGCTGTGTCGAAGCACCTCCGCGTCCTCGAGGGGGCGGGGCTGGTCACGCGGGGCCGCAACGCGCAGTACCGGCCGGCGCGGCTGGACGCACGACCGCTGGCGGCGGCATCCGACTGGATCGGCGGCTACGCCCAGTTCTGGGATGACAGTCTCGGCGCCCTCGATCACTATCTCAACGCCCTCCAGCAGCTGGGCGACCCCACCAGCAGACCGACGGGTGGCGACGCCACCGCATCCACCGAGAAGGAGAACGACCATGACTGA
- a CDS encoding PfkB family carbohydrate kinase → MLVVIGDLVADLIVLGGAALERGTDNPAEVRLTRGGSAANVAAAAAPRHPSRFIGRVGDDTLGHALVAELAAAAVDVKVQRGGRTGSIVVLVDAVGERTMITDRGAAAELGPIDPGWLTGADWVHLPLYGFASAGSRRAVTDAATSAAADGARVSLDLSSVATMRELGDAELRRILTEVRPDVVFANQEEAQTASQLDLAPEGVYVIKRGPAPVLVGVDGQTAAVPVDRVDDVLDSTGAGDAFAAGYIVAALAGADPRESARAGSALAMSALRRPGAL, encoded by the coding sequence ATGCTGGTCGTGATCGGCGACCTCGTCGCCGACCTGATCGTGCTCGGAGGCGCGGCGCTCGAGCGCGGCACCGACAACCCCGCCGAGGTGCGCCTCACCCGGGGCGGGAGCGCGGCGAACGTGGCGGCCGCCGCGGCGCCGCGGCATCCCTCACGCTTCATCGGGCGCGTGGGAGACGACACCCTCGGGCACGCACTCGTGGCCGAGCTCGCAGCGGCGGCGGTCGACGTGAAGGTGCAGCGCGGCGGTCGCACCGGATCGATCGTCGTGCTCGTCGACGCCGTGGGCGAACGCACCATGATCACCGACCGCGGCGCCGCCGCGGAACTCGGACCGATCGACCCTGGGTGGCTCACCGGCGCCGATTGGGTGCATCTGCCGCTGTACGGCTTCGCGTCAGCGGGCTCCCGCCGGGCGGTGACGGATGCCGCGACCAGCGCCGCTGCGGACGGCGCACGCGTCAGCCTCGACCTGTCGAGCGTGGCGACGATGCGCGAACTGGGTGATGCCGAGCTGCGGCGGATCCTCACGGAGGTCCGGCCCGACGTCGTCTTCGCGAACCAGGAGGAGGCGCAGACGGCGTCCCAGCTCGACCTGGCTCCGGAAGGTGTTTACGTGATCAAGCGCGGGCCGGCGCCGGTCCTCGTCGGCGTGGACGGACAGACGGCCGCCGTGCCCGTCGACAGGGTCGACGACGTCCTGGACTCGACAGGAGCCGGCGACGCCTTCGCCGCCGGCTACATCGTGGCTGCGTTGGCCGGCGCCGACCCACGTGAGAGCGCCCGGGCGGGCAGCGCGCTCGCGATGAGTGCGCTGCGCCGCCCGGGCGCTCTGTGA
- a CDS encoding SRPBCC domain-containing protein, producing the protein MTEYFTVTRTLRAPRELVFEALTKPEHFAVWFGTAAVEVPQESLTMEVRPGGAFRAVMLLPDGNRIDWAGEYQVVEPPSHLAMTLTDQPGDDAGLPVLFDLEETGDGTVLTIRQDRSDFTDEQVAATIAGYNAFIDDIEDVLENLQTV; encoded by the coding sequence ATGACTGAGTACTTCACCGTCACGCGCACCCTGCGGGCCCCCCGCGAACTGGTGTTCGAGGCGCTGACCAAGCCCGAGCACTTCGCCGTGTGGTTCGGCACGGCGGCCGTGGAAGTGCCGCAGGAGAGCCTGACGATGGAGGTGCGCCCCGGCGGCGCCTTCCGCGCCGTCATGCTGCTGCCCGATGGCAACCGCATCGATTGGGCGGGGGAGTACCAGGTGGTCGAACCGCCGTCGCACCTCGCGATGACCCTGACCGACCAGCCCGGCGACGACGCGGGACTGCCGGTGCTGTTCGATCTCGAAGAGACCGGCGACGGCACGGTGCTCACCATCCGTCAGGACCGCAGCGACTTCACCGACGAGCAGGTCGCGGCCACCATCGCCGGCTACAACGCGTTCATCGACGACATCGAGGACGTGCTGGAGAACCTCCAGACCGTCTGA
- a CDS encoding pseudouridine-5'-phosphate glycosidase, which produces MSAPLAIAAEVRDAVASGEPVLALESTIFTHGLPRPRNLDVALEAEARVRALGVVPATIGVIDGRVTVGLSPDEIERLSTADGVVKASVRDLPVVAVKGLSAGTTVAATGYLAARAGVRVFSTGGLGGVHRGAAQTFDESADLPTLAGLPLVVVSAGVKSILDIPLTLERLETLNLAVVGYRTTDYPGFYIADSGHDIEYSVDSPAEIAAIARTRDDLGIASTLLVANPVAVDHQLDPALHDAVLARALSSAQANGVSGHDTTPFLLDFLQRETRGRSLDVNVEVYRGNVALGARIAVALAGPA; this is translated from the coding sequence GTGTCCGCTCCCCTCGCGATCGCCGCCGAGGTCCGGGACGCCGTCGCGAGCGGCGAGCCGGTGCTCGCGCTCGAGTCCACGATCTTCACCCACGGCCTCCCTCGCCCACGCAACCTCGATGTCGCCCTCGAGGCCGAGGCGCGCGTCCGCGCACTCGGGGTGGTGCCGGCGACCATCGGCGTCATCGACGGGCGCGTCACCGTCGGACTCTCCCCCGACGAGATCGAGCGGCTCTCGACCGCCGACGGCGTCGTCAAGGCGAGCGTCCGCGACCTTCCCGTCGTCGCGGTGAAGGGGCTGAGTGCCGGGACCACCGTGGCGGCGACGGGATACCTCGCCGCACGTGCCGGGGTGAGGGTGTTCTCGACCGGCGGGCTCGGCGGCGTGCATCGGGGTGCAGCCCAGACCTTCGACGAATCCGCCGATCTTCCGACCCTCGCCGGCCTGCCGCTCGTCGTGGTGAGCGCCGGCGTGAAGTCGATCCTCGACATCCCGCTGACGTTGGAGCGGCTCGAGACGCTCAACCTCGCCGTGGTCGGCTACCGGACCACTGACTACCCCGGCTTCTACATCGCCGATTCCGGGCACGACATCGAGTACTCGGTGGACTCGCCCGCCGAGATCGCCGCGATCGCGCGGACGCGCGACGACCTCGGCATCGCATCGACGCTGCTCGTCGCCAACCCCGTCGCCGTCGATCATCAGCTCGACCCGGCCCTGCACGACGCCGTCCTCGCGCGGGCGCTGTCGTCGGCGCAGGCGAACGGTGTCTCGGGGCACGACACGACGCCGTTCCTGCTCGACTTTCTCCAGCGCGAGACGCGCGGACGCAGCCTCGACGTCAACGTCGAGGTGTACCGCGGCAACGTCGCTCTCGGCGCACGCATCGCCGTGGCCCTCGCTGGCCCGGCCTGA
- a CDS encoding MFS transporter yields the protein MTDAGTRTSSTLSERLDRLPFTRPHLRVLTGSGIGWALDAMDVGLISFVIAALAAQWDLVPSETAWIASIGFVGMAIGASVGGLLADRFGRRQVFALTLLVYGLATGASALVGGLAALLILRFLVGLGLGAELPVASTYVSEFAPARIRGRLIVILEAFWAVGWTLAALIGYFVIPASENGWRWAFALGAIPAAYALIVRWGLPESARWLERRGRFAEAESVVRRFEDAAGTVPTVAPTRADVPPAAATSLGQRLGALWAKEFRVRTACLWLVWFCVNFSYYGAFIWIPSILVAQGYDLVRSFGFTLVITLAQLPGYAVAAWLIEVWGRRATLSVFLVGSAVSAIFFGTASGPGAIIAAGMALSFFNLGAWGALYAVTPEMYPTSLRATGTGWAAGVGRIASIVAPLVVPPLLIAGGAPVLFVVFAVFFAVAAAAAWGLVDRRGAALDDR from the coding sequence ATGACGGATGCCGGAACCCGCACCTCGTCGACGCTCTCGGAGCGCCTCGACCGCCTGCCGTTCACCCGCCCGCACCTGCGGGTGCTCACGGGGTCAGGGATCGGCTGGGCCCTGGACGCCATGGACGTGGGGCTCATCTCGTTCGTGATCGCCGCCCTGGCGGCGCAGTGGGACCTGGTGCCGAGCGAGACGGCGTGGATCGCATCGATCGGCTTCGTGGGGATGGCGATCGGCGCCAGCGTGGGCGGCCTGCTGGCGGACCGCTTCGGCCGCCGGCAGGTGTTCGCGCTCACGCTGCTCGTTTACGGCCTGGCCACGGGGGCGAGCGCCCTCGTCGGCGGGCTGGCCGCACTGCTCATCCTGCGATTCCTGGTCGGATTGGGACTCGGCGCCGAACTGCCCGTCGCCAGCACCTATGTGAGCGAGTTCGCACCGGCGCGCATACGCGGGCGGCTCATCGTCATCCTGGAGGCCTTCTGGGCTGTGGGCTGGACGCTCGCCGCGCTCATCGGATACTTCGTGATCCCGGCCTCCGAGAACGGCTGGCGGTGGGCGTTCGCACTCGGGGCGATCCCCGCGGCCTATGCGCTCATCGTGCGGTGGGGTCTGCCCGAGTCCGCACGGTGGCTGGAGCGACGCGGACGCTTCGCCGAGGCGGAGTCCGTCGTCCGCAGGTTCGAGGATGCCGCCGGAACCGTCCCCACGGTCGCGCCCACGCGCGCCGACGTCCCGCCCGCGGCGGCGACATCCCTCGGTCAGCGCCTGGGCGCCCTCTGGGCGAAGGAGTTCCGGGTTCGCACCGCGTGCCTCTGGCTGGTGTGGTTCTGCGTCAACTTCTCGTACTACGGCGCGTTCATCTGGATTCCGTCGATCCTGGTGGCGCAGGGGTACGACCTCGTGCGCTCCTTCGGCTTCACCCTGGTGATCACGCTGGCCCAGCTGCCGGGCTACGCGGTCGCCGCGTGGCTGATCGAGGTGTGGGGACGCCGGGCCACACTCTCGGTGTTCCTGGTCGGCTCTGCGGTGTCGGCCATCTTCTTCGGCACGGCGAGCGGCCCCGGAGCGATCATCGCCGCCGGGATGGCGCTGTCGTTCTTCAACCTCGGCGCCTGGGGCGCGCTGTACGCGGTGACCCCCGAGATGTATCCGACGTCGCTCCGCGCCACCGGGACCGGATGGGCCGCAGGCGTCGGGCGCATCGCATCGATCGTGGCACCCCTGGTGGTGCCGCCGCTGCTCATCGCGGGCGGCGCACCGGTGCTGTTCGTCGTGTTCGCGGTGTTCTTCGCCGTGGCGGCCGCGGCCGCGTGGGGGCTGGTCGACCGCCGGGGCGCGGCGCTCGACGATCGCTGA
- a CDS encoding DUF885 domain-containing protein, which yields MTDETRTPTQIDKIADAWVDTLAELEPTLATYIGRSEYNDRFGDYSPAGQEALADEGRKTLAALDAADTADDVDAVTKDDLSREIRLALDLHDAKWHLRDINVIASHAQDIRAAFDLMPTATADDWSVIATRLGAVSGAIDGYVATLREGISQGVVPARRQVTEVATQIARYTADGGFFSTFAAEAAPAEGQLPASLARELADNANAARVAYDELATFLTGELTPAASDEDAVGRELYALHSRRFLGATIDLDETYDWGVEELARMVAEQESIADEIKAGASVEEAVAFLEHDASRKLYGTDALQKWMQETSDRAIAELGKTHFDIAEPIRSLECMIAPTKEGGIYYTGPTDDFSRPGRMWWSVPEGVEEFDTWRELTTVYHEGVPGHHLQIAQAVYNRAQLNTYRRLLAGTSGHAEGWALYAERLMEQLGYLSDPADRLGMLDGQRMRAARVVLDIGVHLGKPRPDGQGTWDADFALDFMLRNVNMPEEFVKFEVNRYLGWPGQAPSYKVGQRIWEQLRDEVAEREGDAFSIKQFHKRALDIGGVGLDTLRMALAH from the coding sequence ATGACAGACGAAACCCGCACGCCCACGCAGATCGACAAGATCGCTGATGCGTGGGTCGACACCCTCGCCGAACTCGAGCCCACGCTCGCGACCTACATCGGTCGGTCGGAGTACAACGACCGCTTCGGCGACTACAGCCCGGCCGGTCAGGAGGCTCTCGCCGATGAGGGCCGCAAGACCCTCGCCGCACTCGATGCCGCTGACACCGCCGACGACGTCGACGCCGTGACGAAGGACGACCTCTCGCGCGAGATCCGGCTGGCGCTCGACCTGCACGATGCGAAGTGGCACCTGCGCGACATCAACGTGATCGCCTCGCACGCGCAGGACATCCGTGCCGCGTTCGACCTCATGCCGACGGCGACTGCCGACGACTGGTCGGTCATCGCGACGCGTCTCGGCGCGGTCTCCGGCGCGATCGACGGCTACGTCGCCACCCTGCGCGAAGGCATCTCCCAGGGCGTCGTCCCCGCGCGCCGTCAGGTGACCGAGGTCGCCACCCAGATCGCCCGCTACACGGCCGACGGTGGATTCTTCTCGACGTTCGCGGCCGAGGCAGCCCCTGCAGAGGGGCAGCTGCCCGCCTCGCTCGCCCGCGAGCTGGCCGACAACGCGAACGCGGCGCGGGTCGCCTATGACGAGCTCGCGACCTTCCTCACCGGAGAACTCACACCTGCGGCGAGCGACGAGGACGCGGTCGGGCGCGAGCTGTACGCCCTGCACTCCCGCCGGTTCCTGGGCGCGACGATCGACCTCGACGAGACGTACGACTGGGGGGTCGAGGAGCTCGCCCGCATGGTCGCCGAGCAGGAGTCGATCGCCGACGAGATCAAGGCGGGCGCCTCGGTCGAAGAGGCCGTGGCCTTCCTCGAGCACGACGCCAGCCGCAAGCTGTACGGCACGGACGCGCTGCAGAAGTGGATGCAGGAGACCAGCGATCGCGCGATCGCCGAACTCGGCAAGACCCACTTCGACATCGCCGAGCCGATCCGCAGCCTCGAGTGCATGATCGCGCCCACCAAGGAAGGCGGGATCTACTACACCGGACCGACCGATGACTTCTCGCGTCCCGGCCGCATGTGGTGGTCGGTGCCGGAGGGCGTCGAGGAGTTCGACACCTGGCGCGAGCTCACCACCGTGTACCACGAGGGCGTCCCCGGCCACCACCTGCAGATCGCGCAGGCGGTCTACAACCGGGCACAGCTCAACACCTACCGTCGCCTGCTCGCCGGAACGTCGGGTCACGCCGAAGGCTGGGCGCTGTACGCGGAGCGGCTCATGGAGCAGCTCGGCTACCTGTCCGATCCGGCCGACCGGCTCGGGATGCTCGACGGCCAGCGCATGCGCGCGGCCCGTGTCGTGCTCGACATCGGCGTGCACCTCGGCAAGCCGCGCCCCGATGGTCAGGGGACGTGGGACGCCGACTTCGCACTCGACTTCATGCTGCGCAACGTCAACATGCCGGAGGAGTTCGTCAAGTTCGAGGTGAACCGCTACCTCGGCTGGCCGGGACAGGCCCCGTCGTACAAGGTGGGCCAGCGCATCTGGGAGCAGCTGCGCGACGAGGTCGCCGAGCGCGAAGGCGACGCCTTCTCGATCAAGCAGTTCCACAAGCGCGCGCTCGACATCGGCGGTGTGGGTCTCGACACGCTGCGCATGGCGCTCGCGCACTGA
- a CDS encoding LLM class flavin-dependent oxidoreductase has protein sequence MTLELGLDTFGDVTRDASGELVSGAQTIRNVVEQAVLADRVGLSFFGVGEHHRREFAVSSPEIVLAAAAARTEQIHLGTAVTVLSSDDPVRVFERFSTLDAVSNGRAEVILGRGSFIESFPLFGYDLRDYEALFDEKLDLFSQLLTEKPVTWSGSLRASLDAADVFPKTENGLRAWVGVGGTPESAVRAARYGYGLMLAIIGGPSARFRPFADLYRRSLDTFDQPQLPVGVHSPGHIAETDQQAWDEAYEGFEAMNNSIGRERGWPTYNRLRFQHDVGPEGALYVGSPETVARKIADTVQTLGASRFDMKFSTGTLSHERMLRSIELFGTEVAPRVRDMLS, from the coding sequence ATGACCCTCGAACTCGGCCTGGACACCTTCGGCGACGTGACGCGCGATGCCTCCGGCGAGCTCGTGAGCGGCGCGCAGACCATCCGCAACGTGGTCGAGCAGGCGGTGCTCGCCGACCGCGTCGGGCTCTCGTTCTTCGGGGTGGGGGAGCACCACCGGCGGGAGTTCGCCGTGTCCAGCCCCGAGATCGTGCTGGCCGCTGCCGCCGCGCGCACCGAGCAGATCCACCTCGGCACGGCCGTCACCGTGCTCTCGAGCGACGACCCGGTGCGCGTGTTCGAGAGGTTCTCGACGCTGGACGCCGTGTCCAACGGCCGGGCGGAGGTCATCCTCGGGCGCGGATCGTTCATCGAGTCGTTCCCGCTGTTCGGCTACGACCTGCGCGACTACGAGGCGCTCTTCGACGAGAAGCTCGATCTCTTCTCCCAGCTGCTGACCGAGAAGCCCGTCACCTGGAGCGGCAGCCTGCGCGCGTCACTGGACGCGGCCGATGTCTTCCCCAAGACCGAGAACGGGCTGCGCGCGTGGGTCGGCGTCGGGGGCACGCCCGAGTCCGCGGTCCGCGCCGCACGCTACGGCTACGGGCTCATGCTCGCCATCATCGGCGGCCCGTCAGCGCGCTTCCGGCCGTTCGCCGACCTCTACCGCCGCTCGCTGGACACCTTCGATCAGCCGCAGCTGCCGGTCGGGGTGCATTCCCCAGGTCATATCGCGGAGACCGACCAGCAGGCGTGGGACGAGGCCTACGAGGGATTCGAGGCGATGAACAACTCGATCGGCCGCGAGCGCGGCTGGCCCACCTACAACCGGCTCCGCTTCCAGCACGACGTCGGGCCGGAGGGCGCGCTGTACGTCGGGTCGCCCGAGACAGTCGCGCGCAAGATCGCCGACACCGTCCAGACGCTGGGCGCCTCACGCTTCGACATGAAGTTCTCGACCGGCACGCTGTCGCATGAGCGGATGCTGCGATCCATCGAGCTGTTCGGCACCGAGGTGGCCCCGCGCGTCCGCGACATGCTGTCGTAG